The following proteins are encoded in a genomic region of Streptococcus constellatus subsp. constellatus:
- a CDS encoding ABC transporter permease produces MKKLFKLIKLELKRNNIKTYVIASSVTFIVMLGFIYLFAYAPQINPDPDLQIFAGYPKIISLFSTLSMAVFATLSATMCTRFIIDEYKDKRAILLFSYPIRRDKILCSKLMVVFLFTLMAMVSCNVLAFGIFGITESISPLVEGTWTVSLMMRAIKITIIMSMIAASTGIIAVGIGFSKKSIPTTILSAVFLSSLLCNILFSFIGNSNKNDVAALILMCLTVLGGIGVSLLLTKKINHMEVE; encoded by the coding sequence GTGAAAAAATTGTTTAAATTGATAAAATTAGAATTAAAAAGAAATAATATCAAAACATATGTAATTGCAAGTAGCGTTACCTTTATTGTAATGCTTGGCTTTATTTACTTGTTTGCATATGCCCCTCAAATAAATCCAGACCCAGATCTACAAATATTTGCAGGATATCCTAAAATTATTTCCTTATTTTCAACACTAAGTATGGCTGTCTTCGCAACACTCTCTGCCACCATGTGTACACGGTTTATCATTGATGAATACAAAGATAAACGAGCTATTTTATTATTTTCCTACCCTATCAGAAGAGATAAAATATTATGTTCAAAATTAATGGTTGTCTTTCTTTTTACGCTCATGGCAATGGTATCTTGTAATGTGCTAGCCTTTGGCATATTTGGCATCACAGAGTCCATTAGTCCTTTGGTTGAAGGCACATGGACTGTCTCTCTTATGATGAGAGCAATCAAAATAACAATCATCATGTCCATGATAGCAGCATCAACTGGAATTATAGCTGTAGGTATTGGTTTTTCGAAAAAATCTATACCAACTACCATTTTGTCGGCTGTCTTTCTTTCCTCTTTATTGTGTAATATCCTGTTTAGTTTTATAGGAAATAGCAATAAAAATGATGTAGCCGCTCTTATCTTAATGTGCCTTACTGTTTTGGGTGGAATTGGTGTGTCATTGTTGCTTACTAAAAAAATAAACCATATGGAGGTAGAATAA
- a CDS encoding DUF177 domain-containing protein, whose translation MLNIHEIRKNPDGLDFEVNFDLVADLKGRNPEILGIRDVLARGKAQYEDGLYFLDYDLSYTITLASSRSMEPVERKETYLVNEIFMENHGEKISQDLIDDDLVLGLEGDEIDLVESVADNILLNIPLKVLTAEEEAGQDFPVGQDWQVMTEEEYRRQQEEQKASKSPFASLKNLFDEEN comes from the coding sequence ATGCTAAATATTCATGAAATTCGTAAGAACCCCGATGGACTAGACTTTGAAGTGAATTTTGACTTAGTTGCTGATTTAAAAGGGCGTAACCCTGAAATTTTGGGCATCCGCGATGTGCTTGCAAGAGGCAAGGCTCAGTATGAGGACGGTCTTTACTTTTTAGACTATGATTTGTCCTACACGATTACTCTGGCGTCCAGCCGCAGCATGGAGCCTGTTGAGCGCAAGGAAACTTACTTGGTCAATGAGATTTTCATGGAAAATCATGGCGAGAAGATCAGCCAAGACTTGATTGATGATGACCTCGTTTTGGGGCTTGAGGGCGATGAGATTGATCTGGTAGAAAGTGTAGCGGATAATATCTTGCTCAATATCCCGCTTAAGGTCTTGACGGCTGAGGAAGAAGCAGGGCAGGATTTTCCAGTGGGACAAGACTGGCAGGTCATGACCGAGGAAGAATACCGCCGCCAGCAAGAAGAGCAAAAAGCAAGCAAGAGCCCTTTTGCTAGCCTGAAGAACCTGTTTGATGAAGAAAATTGA
- the htpX gene encoding zinc metalloprotease HtpX, producing the protein MLFDQIASNKRRTWVLLIAFFALLAIIGAAVGYLWFDSILGGVLIAFIIGGIYAFSMIFQSTEVVMSMNGARQVTEAEAPDLYHVVEDMAMVAQVPMPRVYIVEDSSPNAFATGSKPENAAVAATTGLLNMMNREELEAVIGHEVSHIRNYDIRISTIAVALASAVTMLSSLAGRMMWFGGGSRRRSNDDRDSGGGLGVIMLLLSLIVIVLAPLAATLVQLAISRQREFLADASSVELTRNPQGMINALQKLDGSEPMHRKVDDASAALYINDPKKPGGLQKLFHTHPPISERIERLKNM; encoded by the coding sequence ATGCTCTTTGATCAAATTGCTAGTAATAAAAGACGAACGTGGGTTCTCTTGATTGCATTTTTTGCTCTCTTAGCGATTATTGGTGCTGCAGTTGGCTATTTGTGGTTCGATTCGATTCTTGGCGGAGTGTTGATTGCCTTTATCATTGGAGGGATTTATGCTTTTAGCATGATTTTTCAGTCTACCGAGGTTGTCATGTCCATGAATGGTGCTCGACAAGTCACGGAAGCTGAGGCTCCTGATCTTTATCATGTGGTAGAAGATATGGCAATGGTAGCCCAAGTTCCTATGCCACGAGTGTATATTGTTGAAGACTCATCACCCAATGCTTTTGCAACAGGCTCAAAACCTGAAAATGCTGCAGTAGCAGCGACAACAGGTCTGTTGAATATGATGAATCGTGAAGAATTAGAAGCTGTTATTGGACACGAAGTGAGTCACATTCGTAATTATGATATTCGAATTTCAACGATTGCAGTAGCGCTTGCTAGTGCGGTAACGATGTTATCAAGCTTGGCAGGGCGTATGATGTGGTTTGGTGGTGGCAGCCGACGTCGAAGCAATGATGATCGTGATAGTGGCGGCGGTTTGGGGGTCATCATGCTGTTGCTATCTTTGATAGTCATTGTTCTTGCTCCTCTAGCGGCAACTTTGGTGCAGTTGGCTATTTCGCGCCAGCGGGAATTTTTAGCTGATGCCTCCAGTGTTGAGCTGACTCGTAATCCTCAAGGTATGATCAATGCCTTGCAAAAGTTAGATGGAAGTGAGCCCATGCATCGCAAGGTTGATGATGCTAGTGCAGCTCTCTATATCAATGACCCTAAAAAGCCAGGTGGTTTGCAAAAACTTTTTCACACTCACCCTCCGATTAGTGAGCGGATTGAACGTTTGAAAAATATGTAA
- a CDS encoding LemA family protein translates to MWIIILAIVVVLVLFVIASYNGLVKSRMQTKEAWSQIDVQLKRRNDLLPNLIETVKGYAKYEASTFEKVTELRRQVAAATTPAEAMKASDALTRQISGIFAVAENYPELQASTNFVKLQEELTNTENKISYSRQLYNSVTSNYNVKLETFPSNIIAGMFSFKPADFLAVPEEEKSVPKVDFSGLGD, encoded by the coding sequence ATGTGGATAATTATTTTAGCTATTGTAGTGGTACTAGTGCTGTTTGTAATTGCTAGTTACAATGGTCTTGTCAAAAGTCGTATGCAAACCAAAGAAGCATGGAGTCAGATTGATGTTCAATTGAAACGTCGAAATGACTTGCTACCAAACTTGATTGAAACGGTCAAAGGGTATGCCAAATATGAAGCATCAACGTTTGAAAAAGTAACAGAACTGCGTCGGCAGGTGGCTGCTGCAACAACTCCAGCAGAAGCTATGAAAGCAAGTGATGCCTTGACGCGTCAGATTTCAGGAATTTTTGCTGTTGCAGAAAATTACCCAGAATTGCAAGCAAGTACAAATTTTGTAAAATTGCAAGAAGAATTAACTAATACTGAAAATAAAATTTCGTATTCGCGTCAACTTTATAATAGCGTAACAAGCAATTATAATGTGAAGTTAGAAACATTTCCAAGTAATATTATTGCTGGAATGTTCAGTTTTAAGCCAGCAGATTTCTTGGCTGTTCCAGAGGAAGAAAAATCCGTACCAAAAGTTGATTTTAGCGGTTTAGGTGACTAA
- the rsmG gene encoding 16S rRNA (guanine(527)-N(7))-methyltransferase RsmG, whose product MTPEEFYQLLKQQQIELTDRQQMQFERYFELLVEWNKKINLTAITEKKEVYLKHFYDSIAPILQGRIKNQNIKLLDIGAGAGFPSLPMKILYPALDVTVIDSLNKRILFLNHLADELDLEKVHFYHGRAEDFAQDKDFRAQFDIVTARAVARMQILAELTIPFLKVGGRLLALKATNAPEELTEANDALKLLFSKVKENSSYQLPNGDPRYITIVDKKKETPNKYPRKAGIPNKRPL is encoded by the coding sequence ATGACACCCGAAGAATTTTATCAACTTTTAAAACAGCAACAGATTGAACTCACGGACCGACAACAGATGCAGTTTGAACGCTATTTTGAACTGCTCGTTGAATGGAATAAAAAAATCAATCTGACAGCTATCACTGAAAAAAAAGAAGTGTATCTCAAGCATTTCTATGACTCCATTGCACCCATTTTGCAGGGACGGATTAAAAACCAAAATATCAAACTATTGGATATTGGAGCTGGGGCAGGTTTTCCTAGCCTCCCTATGAAAATCCTCTATCCAGCGTTAGATGTGACGGTTATTGATTCTCTAAACAAGCGCATTCTATTTTTAAATCATTTGGCTGACGAATTAGATTTGGAAAAAGTTCATTTCTATCATGGTCGGGCAGAAGATTTTGCTCAAGATAAAGACTTCCGCGCCCAATTTGATATTGTAACTGCGCGCGCCGTTGCCCGTATGCAAATCTTAGCCGAACTAACCATTCCTTTTCTGAAAGTTGGTGGACGTCTTTTAGCACTCAAAGCTACTAATGCCCCTGAGGAATTAACGGAGGCTAACGATGCTCTCAAACTTCTATTTAGCAAAGTCAAAGAAAATAGTAGCTATCAACTTCCAAATGGCGACCCACGCTATATCACTATTGTTGATAAGAAAAAAGAAACTCCCAATAAATACCCTCGCAAAGCAGGAATTCCTAATAAACGCCCCTTATAA